Proteins from one Phocoena sinus isolate mPhoSin1 chromosome 8, mPhoSin1.pri, whole genome shotgun sequence genomic window:
- the LOC116757418 gene encoding LOW QUALITY PROTEIN: olfactory receptor 51I2-like (The sequence of the model RefSeq protein was modified relative to this genomic sequence to represent the inferred CDS: inserted 3 bases in 2 codons; substituted 1 base at 1 genomic stop codon), translated as MLPSQSFANIFFFQPSAFXMIGIXGLEAIHGWISILFSPTFTAALTGNCLILLAVRRTPSLYQLMYYFLSMLALIGVGLTLSTMSTTLAGLWFDHWLISFNACLGQMFFFHFSVVESSVLLAISFDCFVAISNPLCYAAVLTNNVIIRMGLACATLSLFPVPFLLKCLNFCPNKTLLSHSFCFHPDVMRRVCADITINILYGFYVVLSPGDIVSLLIVLSYTLILPTVLGLASPRELXRALNTCVSHILAIFVFFIPGITMSMIHCFERHLPPIVHALVAYVYLPVPPVLNPIIYNVKSKPIREAMLRVLRGKGQS; from the exons ATGCTCCCTTCCCAGTCCTTTGCCAACATCTTCTTCTTCCAGCCATCTGCTTTCTGAATGATTGGCAT AGGGCTGGAGGCCATTCATGGCTGGATCTCCATCCTCTTCTCCCCCACGTTCACTGCAGCCCTCACTGGAAACTGCCTGATCCTCTTGGCTGTGAGGAGGACCCCCAGCCTGTACCAGCTCATGTACTACTTCCTGTCTATGCTGGCCCTCATCGGTGTGGGCCTCACCTTGTCCACAATGTCCACCACGCTGGCTGGGCTCTGGTTTGACCATTGGCTCATCAGCTTCAATGCCTGTCTGGGCCAGATGTTCTTCTTCCACTTCTCTGTGGTGGAGTCCTCAGTGCTCCTGGCCATATCTTTTGACTGCTTTGTGGCCATCTCCaaccccctgtgctatgcagctgtccTCACAAACAATGTCATCATCAGGATGGGGCTGGCCTGTGCTACCCTGTCTCTCTTCCCAGTGCCATTCCTACTTAAATGTCTGAACTTCTGCCCTAATAAGACCCTCTTATCCCATTCATTCTGTTTCCATCCTGACGTGATGAGAAGAGTCTGTGCTGACATCACCATAAACATCCTCTATGGGTTCTACGTGGTACTGTCCCCTGGGGACATAGTTTCCCTGCTCATTGTCCTGTCCTACACTCTCATCCTGCCCACAGTCCTGGGGCTGGCCTCTCCCAGGGAGC ATCGGGCCCTCAACACCTGTGTCTCCCATATCCTGGCcatctttgtcttctttattCCAGGTATCACCATGTCCATGATCCACTGTTTTGAGAGGCACCTGCCCCCCATTGTACATGCCCTTGTTGCCTATGTGTACCTGCCGGTGCCCCCTGTGCTCAACCCCATCATCTACAATGTCAAGTCCAAGCCCATCAGGGAGGCCATGCTCAGGGTCCTGAGGGGGAAAGGTCAGAGTTGA
- the LOC116757428 gene encoding LOW QUALITY PROTEIN: olfactory receptor 51I2-like (The sequence of the model RefSeq protein was modified relative to this genomic sequence to represent the inferred CDS: inserted 1 base in 1 codon; deleted 2 bases in 1 codon; substituted 1 base at 1 genomic stop codon) has translation MLPSWSSGNISFFQPPAFLMIGIPGLEAVHGWISIPFSSMYTAAALTGNCLILLAVRRTPNLHQPMYYFLSILVVTVVGLTLSTMPTTLAVLSFDHXLIGFNACLVQMFFLHSFSMVESSVLLAMSFDHFVAISNPLCYAAVLTNNVIIRMGLAIMACATLSLFPVPFLLKCLNFCPNKTLLSHSFCFHPDVMRRACADITINILYGFYVVLSPGGIDSLLIVLSYTLILPTVLGLASPRELXRALNTCVSHILAIFVFFIPGITMSMIHCFERHLPPIVHALVAYVYLPVPPVLNPIIYNVKSKPIREAMFRVLRGKDQG, from the exons ATGCTCCCTTCCTGGTCCTCTGGCAACATCTCCTTCTTCCAGCCACCTGCTTTCCTGATGATTGGCATCCCAGGGCTGGAGGCTGTTCATGGCTGGATCTCCATCCCCTTCTCCTCCATGTACACAGCAGCC GCCCTCACTGGAAACTGCCTGATCCTCTTGGCTGTGAGGAGGACCCCCAACCTGCACCAGCCCATGTACTACTTCCTGTCCATACTGGTGGTCACCGTTGTGGGCCTCACCTTGTCCACAATGCCCACCACCCTGGCTGTGCTCTCGTTTGACCATTAGCTCATTGGCTTCAATGCCTGCTTGGTCCAAATGTTCTTCCTCCACTCTTTCTCCATGGTGGAGTCCTCAGTGCTCCTGGCCATGTCATTTGACCACTTTGTGGCCATCTCCaaccccctgtgctatgcagctgtccTCACAAACAATGTCATCATCAGGATGGGGCTGGCCATTATGGCCTGTGCTACCCTGTCTCTCTTCCCAGTGCCATTCCTACTTAAATGTCTGAACTTCTGCCCTAATAAGACCCTCTTATCCCATTCATTCTGTTTCCATCCTGACGTGATGAGAAGAGCCTGTGCTGACATCACCATAAACATCCTCTATGGGTTCTACGTGGTACTGTCCCCTGGGGGCATAGATTCCCTGCTCATTGTCCTGTCCTACACTCTCATCCTGCCCACGGTCCTGGGGCTGGCCTCTCCCAGGGAGC ATCGGGCCCTCAACACCTGTGTCTCCCATATCCTGGCcatctttgtcttctttattCCAGGTATCACCATGTCCATGATCCACTGTTTTGAGAGGCACCTGCCCCCCATTGTACATGCCCTTGTTGCCTATGTGTACCTGCCGGTGCCCCCTGTGCTCAACCCCATCATCTACAATGTCAAGTCCAAGCCCATCAGGGAGGCCATGTTCAGGGTCCTGAGGGGCAAAGACCAAGGCTGA